The genomic stretch TTAATTCGCGTTTTACTTTAGCGGGGCTGCCAACAACCAAACCCCCACTAGAAATTTTTGTATTGGGTGTAACAGGCGCCCCCGCCCCAATAATCACATCACTCTCTATATGAGCTCCATCCATGATTGTGGCCCCCATACCCACTAAAATTCTATCTTCAAGAGTACAGCCATGCAAGGTAACACGATGACCAATGGTCACTTCGTCACCAATAATTAAAGGATGGGTTTTGTGCGTTACATGCAACATACTCTGATCTTGCACATTGGTTCTTTTTCCAATCTTTATGTAGTTAACATCACCGCGAATGATTGAACCAAACCAAACACTGCATTGCTCTCCCATACTTACTTCACCAATAATATAAGAAGACGGCGCCAAAAAGACCGTCTCATGTAACTGAGGTGATTGGCCATTGCTTAATGTAATTAACTGTTCAGTCACGCGTTTTATCCTACACTGGGAAGAACTTTGGATGGTTGTTCTTCTTGTACCGCAGAGATCAATTGGCCCTTAAATGTATTACTCATGACCTGATCAATTTTTACATCAACAACTTTACCAATAAGGCTTTTGCTTCCATCAAAATTAACTGACCAGTTTTGCGGCATTTTACCGGTAATTTGCTGACCATCTCTTGCAGACACACCATCTACCAACACTTTTACAGTTTTTCCTAAATAGTTTTGTCGTGCTTGCATGGATAATTTATTTTGCAAGTCTTGCAACTCATATAAACGCTGCTTACCAACTTCTGTAGGAATAAAATCCGCTTCACGTTTTGCAGCTTTGGTATTTGGCCTTGGAGAATACAAAAACGAAAAACTTTCAGCAAAATTAAATTCTTCCATGGCACTTAAGGTATCTTTAAAGTCTTCTTCTGTTTCACCTGGAAACGCCACCATCAAGTCAGTGGTTAAAATCATATCAGGGATGGTTTTGTAAAGATAGTTGGCCACTTCACGAAAACGATCAACGGTATAATCTCTATTCATTGCTTTAAGTACTCGATTAGATCCACTCTGAATCGGTAAATGCAAGCTGTTGCACACTTCATCCAGCTCAGCCATGGTATCTATCATTTCAAAACTAAGCTCAGAAGGATGTGAGGTAACATACCGTATTCTTTCTATACCATCAACGGCTGCAACTGACCTTAAAAGCTTAGAAAAACCAATGTCAGAGCTTTTATCATTGCCGTAGGCATTAACGTTCTGTCCCAATAAAATAACCTCTTTGGTCCCTTTTTGTGCAACTTTTTCAACTTCTCTACAGATATCATCAAGATCACGACTCACCTGACGACCTCTTGTGTAGGGAACCACACAAAAGCTACAAAACTTATCACAACCATTTTGAACAGTAATCAACTCTGTAACTGGATGTTTGTCTTGCTCTTGATGCTTTTCAACATCTAAAAAGCTGTATTTTTGCCAACCAAAAAGATCTAAATTGCTTTGCCGTTTATTTTTCGTTAAACATGCTTCTACCAGTTCTGGAAGAATATTCCATTGATGGGTGCCAAAAACAATGTCCACAAATGGAAACTTACTTTGAATTTCTTTGCCACGCAATTGGGCACTGCAGCCCCCCACAGCAATAATCATATGTTGCTTGCGTTCAGCTTTGGTTTTTTTGAGCTCTCCCAAGGCAGAAAAAGCTTTTTGATCAGCCTTCTCACGAATACTACAGGTATTAAATATAACAAGATCTGCATCATGCGGATGATCGGCCCATGAGTAGCCATATTTATTATGAAATAAGCGATAAGTCCTGTCAGATTCATAATCATTCATCTGACAGCCATAGGTCAAAATATGCATGCGTTGTGAATTCACAGGCCCATACTTACTCTGAATCATACCTATAGGTCAATAGAATAATTGATTATAATCAGGGCTGTTGTATCCATTTCAACACGTTTCAATCGATTTATTCTTAAAATTGACGATTAGAGGGCCATCTGTACATCCTCCAATCTCTTTTTTATCAAGATCACTTTTATCTTCAATTATAACCCAAGGACCGCTTGAATGGTGCATAATTTGCCCAGAGACAAAAACATCTCCAGCTTTTGTTTTTGATAAATTACAGGATTTTTTTAGACGTGCTGTTAAAACGTTTTCGTTAATATGAACATCCAATTCACAACCCATTGTTTTTTTAGCATGCTCAGCAAAGACCAAGTCAAAGATAAAGTTTCCATCTTTCCAAGGTTTTTGAGCTAGTTTTGACACCTGCGCTTCACACTCAATTTTTTTTTGATTAAGCTGAGGGGTATTAAAAAATGTCGTGTAGTGGACTGGACTAAGATAACTGCATTGATGACTTACTTTTTCAAGTACACGTTTTTTTGTTTTTTTAGTGTTTTGGATAGTATAATGCAATTTTGGCCCGGCTTGAATTAACTCAAACACAACTTTATTATAGCTTTGTTGTCTTGAGTCCCAAAGGGTGAGGGTTATTTTTTCAGCACATTGAATAGACTTTATACTTATATCCATTTTTTCAAGTTCAATCCAAGGCTTGGTTGAAAAAGACTCTTCGCCAATAAACTTGATATCGTAAGCCTTTAACTTTTCACTAGCATCCAAGGACACATGATTTGAATCCATCTCATACTTAATAACGTAATTATTATCAAAGTTCATTGGACGGTACGAAGTACTTTCTTTGAGACCCATATTCAACTTTTCATCATACAGACGACAATTTTTCAAATCTTCTGCATATGCCCAAAATGTAGTGCATAACATAACACCAATCAAAATAGATATCCTCATAAAATGCCTCCACAAAAACCATGACTCAAAGCATCT from Oligoflexia bacterium encodes the following:
- a CDS encoding gamma carbonic anhydrase family protein → MTEQLITLSNGQSPQLHETVFLAPSSYIIGEVSMGEQCSVWFGSIIRGDVNYIKIGKRTNVQDQSMLHVTHKTHPLIIGDEVTIGHRVTLHGCTLEDRILVGMGATIMDGAHIESDVIIGAGAPVTPNTKISSGGLVVGSPAKVKREL
- the miaB gene encoding tRNA (N6-isopentenyl adenosine(37)-C2)-methylthiotransferase MiaB yields the protein MIQSKYGPVNSQRMHILTYGCQMNDYESDRTYRLFHNKYGYSWADHPHDADLVIFNTCSIREKADQKAFSALGELKKTKAERKQHMIIAVGGCSAQLRGKEIQSKFPFVDIVFGTHQWNILPELVEACLTKNKRQSNLDLFGWQKYSFLDVEKHQEQDKHPVTELITVQNGCDKFCSFCVVPYTRGRQVSRDLDDICREVEKVAQKGTKEVILLGQNVNAYGNDKSSDIGFSKLLRSVAAVDGIERIRYVTSHPSELSFEMIDTMAELDEVCNSLHLPIQSGSNRVLKAMNRDYTVDRFREVANYLYKTIPDMILTTDLMVAFPGETEEDFKDTLSAMEEFNFAESFSFLYSPRPNTKAAKREADFIPTEVGKQRLYELQDLQNKLSMQARQNYLGKTVKVLVDGVSARDGQQITGKMPQNWSVNFDGSKSLIGKVVDVKIDQVMSNTFKGQLISAVQEEQPSKVLPSVG